A single genomic interval of Microbacterium sp. LWO14-1.2 harbors:
- a CDS encoding universal stress protein — MTDNTSSPSDEAVQNATLQKAVIVGIQPGQSPRVIQEASRFARLLRVPLVVVHVDVTRFVTYEDPDGYVHSAPIDINFDAGTAEFEAVQAEAAQALDGTGLTWTARQLVGDPALAIKALANKLDAQLIVVGTRKRGIGESIREFFTGSVAARLAHRQHRSVLVVPLEEPVPDSQPEIWTE, encoded by the coding sequence ATGACCGACAACACCTCTTCTCCCTCGGACGAGGCCGTCCAGAACGCGACGCTGCAGAAGGCGGTGATCGTCGGCATCCAGCCGGGTCAGAGTCCTCGCGTCATCCAGGAGGCGTCGCGGTTTGCGCGCCTGCTGCGGGTGCCGCTCGTCGTCGTGCACGTCGACGTCACGCGCTTCGTGACCTACGAGGATCCGGACGGCTACGTGCACTCGGCGCCCATCGACATCAACTTCGACGCGGGCACCGCGGAGTTTGAAGCCGTGCAGGCCGAGGCCGCTCAGGCCCTCGACGGCACGGGCCTGACCTGGACCGCACGCCAGCTCGTCGGTGACCCGGCACTCGCGATCAAAGCCCTCGCGAACAAGCTCGACGCCCAGCTGATCGTGGTGGGCACCCGCAAGCGCGGCATCGGGGAGTCGATCCGGGAGTTCTTCACCGGATCGGTGGCCGCGCGCCTCGCTCACCGGCAGCACCGGTCTGTGCTCGTCGTGCCGCTGGAGGAGCCGGTTCCCGACTCGCAGCCCGAGATCTGGACGGAGTAG
- a CDS encoding PadR family transcriptional regulator: MSPAVFSHGDLRLYLLSLLAESPQHGYGIIQALTDRTGGTYTPSAGTIYPRLAKLEEEGLVSKTVDGRTTIYAITDAGRAELSSREGDLAGIEAGLTDSVRLIANEVRQSVKEAMKSLRADFATAEKDDRAASKSRPRTPGDDERIVSREELHRADAVINAFRARIRTDLRTHVARGGVLPASVVSELEDGLDAAARGITTALAALSR; the protein is encoded by the coding sequence ATGAGTCCCGCCGTCTTCTCCCACGGAGACCTGCGCCTCTACCTGCTCTCGCTGCTGGCCGAATCCCCCCAGCACGGGTACGGCATCATCCAGGCGCTCACCGACCGCACCGGCGGCACGTACACGCCGAGCGCCGGCACCATCTACCCGCGACTCGCGAAGCTCGAAGAGGAGGGCCTCGTCTCGAAGACCGTCGACGGCCGCACCACGATCTACGCGATCACCGATGCCGGACGCGCCGAGCTGTCGTCCCGTGAGGGCGACCTCGCGGGCATCGAGGCGGGGCTCACCGATTCAGTGCGCCTGATCGCGAACGAGGTGCGCCAGAGCGTCAAGGAGGCGATGAAGAGCCTGAGGGCCGACTTCGCCACCGCCGAGAAGGACGACCGCGCAGCATCCAAGTCCCGCCCGCGCACGCCGGGTGACGACGAGCGCATCGTCAGCCGCGAGGAGCTCCACCGGGCGGACGCCGTGATCAACGCATTCCGTGCCCGCATCCGCACCGACCTCCGCACGCACGTCGCGAGGGGCGGCGTGCTCCCGGCCTCCGTCGTCTCGGAGCTGGAGGACGGACTGGATGCCGCGGCCCGCGGCATCACGACGGCCCTCGCCGCGCTGTCGCGCTGA
- a CDS encoding DUF3073 domain-containing protein has protein sequence MGRGRQKAKHTKIARELKSFSPSVNYSALERELGHPSDSEDEYVDKWADEYADEDEDELEKA, from the coding sequence ATGGGCCGTGGCCGTCAGAAGGCGAAGCACACCAAAATCGCCCGCGAACTGAAGTCATTCAGTCCGTCCGTCAACTACTCGGCGCTCGAACGAGAGCTCGGTCACCCGAGCGACTCGGAAGACGAGTACGTCGACAAGTGGGCTGACGAGTACGCCGACGAAGACGAGGACGAACTAGAGAAGGCCTGA